From a single Fusobacterium ulcerans ATCC 49185 genomic region:
- a CDS encoding FeoA family protein encodes MLPLAFAEPNKELIIKDIKGAGCCKGRLLEKGFCIGNKICVLRDGSDSIIVKINNCKYALNFGLANKILVETK; translated from the coding sequence ATGTTACCATTAGCTTTTGCTGAACCTAATAAAGAATTAATCATAAAAGATATAAAAGGAGCAGGATGCTGTAAAGGAAGACTGCTTGAAAAAGGTTTCTGTATAGGAAATAAGATCTGTGTTTTAAGAGATGGCAGTGATTCTATTATTGTAAAAATTAATAATTGTAAATATGCTCTTAACTTTGGACTAGCTAATAAAATATTGGTAGAAACTAAATAG
- a CDS encoding FeoA family protein has protein sequence MKLCDLKNGEKAKIVKIGKIGELKKRLVDMGITAGEIIKLERNAPLGDPQEYIIKSTGIAIRKEDAKNIEVEKIEG, from the coding sequence ATGAAATTATGTGATTTAAAAAATGGGGAGAAAGCAAAGATTGTAAAAATTGGAAAGATTGGAGAATTAAAAAAGAGATTAGTTGATATGGGGATAACAGCAGGTGAAATAATAAAATTAGAAAGAAATGCTCCATTAGGTGATCCACAAGAATATATAATAAAGTCTACAGGTATTGCCATAAGAAAAGAAGATGCTAAAAATATAGAAGTTGAAAAGATAGAGGGGTAG
- a CDS encoding FeoB-associated Cys-rich membrane protein, whose amino-acid sequence MKTVILIIIVAVIAFYSLRSVYRMLKGEESSCGCGGGCKGCGGKCSDHAHEHK is encoded by the coding sequence ATGAAAACAGTGATATTAATAATAATAGTAGCAGTAATAGCTTTTTATTCATTAAGAAGTGTATATAGAATGCTCAAAGGTGAAGAGAGTAGCTGTGGATGTGGTGGTGGATGCAAGGGCTGTGGAGGAAAATGCAGTGACCATGCTCATGAACATAAATAA
- the nhaC gene encoding Na+/H+ antiporter NhaC — protein MKKKQVSLYYALLPVIFLVVTLYYAVQVAKLDVHIPIFISAIFAALIAKISGCATWNELEDGVVDTIKMSMRAILILIIIGMVIGSWILSGVVPTMIYYGLKIIEPSVFLPVTVIICSVVSISTGSSWSTASTVGIALVGIGEGLGLPRPIIAGAIISGAYFGDKLSPMSDTTTLAPAMAGSNLFEHIKHMLYTTVPSYVLTLIGFVVIGLRKTSGGEVDTAQINEILNALTGSFKINPFLLLIPVFVIGMVIMKVPAIPGLFVGSLIGAATAIFVQGSSLKEALYSLHYGYVGHTGMPMVDELLTRGGLDSMMWTVSLILCAMTFGGIMEKSGMLGRIAQEILKFANTNGKLVLSTILTPIFVNLVAGDQYLSIVIPGRMFKESYEERGLAAKNLSRALEDSGTMTSPLVPWNTCGAFMMGALGVGPWVYVPYCFFNLISPVLSVIYGFTGFTIEKIKKEDK, from the coding sequence ATGAAAAAGAAACAGGTATCACTTTATTATGCACTGCTGCCAGTTATATTTCTGGTAGTAACACTTTATTACGCTGTTCAAGTGGCTAAACTTGATGTGCATATTCCAATTTTTATTTCAGCAATTTTTGCAGCATTGATAGCAAAAATATCTGGATGTGCAACTTGGAATGAATTGGAAGATGGTGTAGTAGACACCATAAAGATGTCTATGAGAGCTATACTGATTTTAATAATAATAGGAATGGTAATAGGAAGCTGGATACTATCAGGAGTAGTTCCAACGATGATATATTATGGATTGAAAATAATAGAACCTTCAGTATTTTTACCAGTGACTGTAATAATATGTTCTGTAGTATCTATATCTACAGGAAGTTCTTGGAGTACAGCTTCAACAGTAGGAATAGCATTAGTAGGTATAGGTGAGGGATTAGGACTTCCTAGACCTATAATAGCAGGGGCTATTATTTCAGGAGCATATTTCGGAGATAAACTTTCACCTATGTCTGATACAACAACATTAGCACCAGCAATGGCAGGATCTAATTTATTTGAACATATAAAGCATATGCTCTATACAACAGTACCATCATATGTCTTAACTCTGATTGGGTTTGTAGTAATTGGATTAAGGAAGACATCTGGTGGAGAAGTAGATACAGCTCAGATAAATGAAATTTTAAATGCCCTTACAGGATCGTTTAAAATAAATCCCTTTCTTTTGTTAATACCAGTTTTCGTTATAGGAATGGTTATAATGAAAGTTCCAGCTATTCCTGGACTCTTTGTAGGGTCTTTAATAGGAGCTGCTACAGCAATATTTGTACAGGGTTCTAGCTTGAAAGAAGCACTTTATTCACTCCATTATGGATATGTAGGTCATACTGGAATGCCAATGGTAGATGAACTTCTCACAAGGGGAGGACTAGATTCAATGATGTGGACAGTATCTCTTATACTTTGTGCCATGACATTTGGTGGGATAATGGAAAAATCTGGAATGCTTGGAAGAATTGCACAGGAGATACTTAAGTTTGCCAATACAAATGGAAAATTAGTTCTTTCAACTATACTGACACCTATATTTGTTAATCTAGTAGCAGGAGATCAATATCTTTCAATAGTTATACCTGGAAGAATGTTCAAAGAAAGCTATGAGGAGAGAGGATTGGCTGCAAAAAACCTTTCCAGAGCTTTAGAGGACTCTGGAACGATGACATCTCCCCTTGTCCCTTGGAACACATGTGGGGCCTTCATGATGGGAGCATTAGGAGTGGGGCCATGGGTATATGTACCATACTGTTTCTTTAATCTTATCTCTCCTGTTTTATCTGTAATATATGGATTTACAGGATTTACAATTGAGAAAATAAAAAAAGAAGATAAATAA
- the feoB gene encoding ferrous iron transport protein B, translating into MIKLAFTGNPNVGKSALINAIAGSKLKVGNWPGVTVEKKEAIFNYKGEEIKLVDLPGVYSLSPYTLEEKITRDFILDEDPDVVINVIDSTNLERNLYLTYLLKELEKPTIMALNFFDEFTKLNYKLNMKEFQQLIELKAISVSALKGTGIEELLDSIIELAAKKEKIKKYSLPFDDTITRIIRDIEKKINSDEKFKNILKEYPSEYLTIKLMERDSHLIEKLKNKYGVDLKGAFEEEITKMEEKYDNDSETILAEGRYGAVNGILARTFTTSIKSRLDFTDKVDKILLNKVFGLPLFLLIMAGVMGFVFNGSAPFIDWVDGFINGYIGKYVRILVEGTPDWLNSLIVDGIIGGVGGVLVFVPVMVFLYFFLAILEESGYMSRVAFLMDKIMRKLGLNGKAFVPMVVGFGCSVPAIYATRTLEDESSRKMTAAMAPFMSCGARLPVYGLFTAAFFGAKAGIIVMSLYVLGIVIAILVGLALKNVKGFKTDNKALLIELPPYRVPSLKVILSSTWMRVSEYLKRATTIIMGILIILWTLTYFPGKGDASVSYIAKFGHAFAPIMRPTGFGDRWETVAAIPPSIAAKEIVVGFMAQVLPLEDAGEGDEEEETTTFAEDTIEQVKGLGIAVKDSVVGMLSFDLEGLFVTPDEEEIEEEGRGIVQATANLWPNDNLAPLRAYSFMAFILLVVPCVATLAAIKQEFGWKYLGFVVSIMLVVPYVVSVLIFQIGSLFF; encoded by the coding sequence ATGATAAAGCTAGCTTTTACAGGAAATCCGAATGTAGGAAAATCAGCACTTATCAATGCAATAGCAGGGTCAAAACTTAAAGTAGGAAACTGGCCTGGAGTAACAGTAGAAAAGAAAGAAGCAATATTTAACTATAAGGGAGAAGAGATAAAACTTGTTGACCTTCCAGGAGTTTATAGTTTAAGTCCATATACTTTGGAAGAAAAAATAACAAGAGATTTTATTCTTGATGAAGATCCTGATGTAGTTATTAATGTAATTGATTCTACTAACCTTGAAAGAAATCTTTATTTAACTTATCTTTTAAAAGAATTAGAAAAACCAACTATTATGGCTCTAAACTTTTTTGATGAGTTTACTAAGCTAAACTATAAATTGAATATGAAAGAGTTTCAGCAATTGATAGAATTGAAAGCTATTTCAGTTTCAGCTCTGAAAGGAACTGGTATTGAAGAGTTATTGGATTCAATAATAGAATTGGCAGCTAAAAAAGAAAAAATTAAAAAATATTCGCTTCCATTTGATGATACAATAACAAGAATAATAAGAGATATAGAAAAGAAAATTAATTCAGATGAAAAATTTAAAAATATCCTTAAAGAATATCCAAGTGAATATCTTACTATAAAACTTATGGAAAGAGACAGCCACTTGATAGAAAAGCTTAAAAATAAATATGGTGTTGATTTAAAAGGTGCTTTTGAAGAAGAAATAACTAAAATGGAAGAAAAATATGATAATGACAGTGAAACTATTTTAGCAGAAGGAAGATATGGAGCAGTAAATGGTATTTTGGCTCGTACTTTCACTACTTCTATAAAATCAAGACTTGATTTTACTGATAAGGTAGATAAAATATTGTTAAATAAAGTTTTTGGACTTCCATTATTTTTATTAATAATGGCAGGAGTAATGGGATTTGTATTTAATGGTAGTGCTCCATTTATAGACTGGGTAGATGGATTTATTAATGGATATATAGGAAAATATGTAAGAATCCTTGTAGAAGGAACACCAGACTGGTTAAATTCACTGATAGTAGATGGAATAATAGGAGGAGTAGGAGGAGTTTTAGTATTTGTTCCTGTTATGGTTTTTCTTTATTTCTTCCTTGCAATATTGGAAGAGAGTGGATATATGTCAAGGGTAGCTTTCCTAATGGATAAAATAATGAGAAAACTTGGATTGAATGGAAAAGCATTTGTTCCAATGGTAGTAGGATTTGGATGTTCTGTACCAGCTATATACGCAACAAGAACATTGGAGGATGAAAGTTCAAGAAAAATGACAGCAGCAATGGCTCCGTTTATGTCATGTGGAGCAAGACTTCCAGTATATGGATTGTTTACAGCAGCTTTCTTTGGAGCTAAAGCAGGAATAATAGTGATGTCTTTATATGTTTTAGGGATAGTTATAGCTATTCTAGTAGGACTTGCTCTTAAGAACGTAAAAGGATTTAAAACTGATAATAAAGCTTTATTAATAGAACTTCCTCCATACAGAGTTCCAAGTTTAAAAGTTATTTTAAGCTCAACTTGGATGAGAGTATCTGAATATTTAAAAAGAGCAACAACTATAATTATGGGTATTTTAATAATTTTATGGACACTTACTTATTTTCCAGGGAAAGGAGATGCAAGTGTATCATATATAGCTAAATTTGGACATGCATTTGCTCCAATAATGAGACCTACAGGATTTGGAGATAGATGGGAAACTGTAGCAGCTATCCCACCTAGTATTGCAGCTAAAGAAATAGTAGTAGGATTTATGGCACAAGTACTTCCATTAGAGGATGCTGGTGAAGGTGATGAGGAAGAAGAAACAACAACATTTGCAGAAGACACTATTGAACAAGTAAAAGGTTTAGGGATAGCAGTGAAAGATTCAGTAGTAGGTATGCTTAGTTTTGATTTAGAAGGACTTTTTGTAACTCCTGATGAAGAAGAAATAGAAGAAGAAGGAAGAGGAATTGTGCAGGCTACAGCAAACTTATGGCCAAATGATAATTTAGCTCCATTGAGAGCATATTCATTTATGGCATTTATACTTCTTGTGGTGCCATGTGTAGCAACTCTGGCAGCAATTAAACAAGAGTTTGGATGGAAATATTTAGGTTTTGTAGTGTCAATAATGCTTGTAGTACCATATGTTGTTTCAGTATTAATATTCCAAATAGGAAGTTTGTTCTTCTAA
- a CDS encoding WYL domain-containing protein, with amino-acid sequence MKKIRVTVPEDIWRLMKNDIEEFGINNNKLCNYILERFKYNRKMDVEKLLETQGRPLKKIIQFDLNVSNREIYYDVLKANEVDIEAEYFRDLFELYTSKFKYQREIFIFEDRVKMILEGIKEKKKIKIKYLKRVFNVEPYFIKREERGDENFLFCYDEEKKNYANFKLKELEIISILDEKIKGKDKKYIENVRKNFDPFLGNGNIVKVRLTEEGDSLLKSFTNYRPKLIKKEGDIYFFEVANENAKLYFRQFSKEAEILEPKSLREEIKNEYLEVLELYK; translated from the coding sequence ATGAAGAAAATCAGGGTGACAGTACCAGAAGATATCTGGCGTCTTATGAAAAATGATATTGAAGAATTTGGAATAAATAATAATAAACTTTGCAACTATATCCTTGAAAGATTTAAATATAATAGAAAAATGGATGTTGAAAAACTTTTGGAAACACAAGGAAGGCCATTAAAGAAAATAATTCAATTTGACTTGAATGTTTCTAATAGAGAAATATATTATGATGTATTAAAAGCTAATGAAGTAGATATAGAAGCTGAGTATTTTAGAGATCTTTTTGAATTATATACTTCTAAATTCAAATATCAAAGAGAAATATTTATATTTGAAGACAGAGTTAAAATGATATTGGAAGGTATAAAAGAAAAAAAGAAAATAAAGATAAAATATCTAAAAAGAGTATTTAATGTAGAACCTTATTTTATAAAAAGAGAGGAAAGAGGAGATGAGAATTTCCTTTTCTGTTATGATGAGGAGAAAAAGAATTATGCTAACTTCAAATTAAAAGAGTTAGAAATAATTTCCATATTAGATGAAAAAATAAAAGGTAAGGACAAAAAATATATAGAGAATGTCCGTAAAAATTTTGATCCATTTTTAGGTAATGGAAATATAGTAAAAGTGAGATTGACAGAAGAGGGAGATAGCCTATTAAAAAGTTTTACAAACTATCGTCCTAAACTTATAAAAAAAGAGGGGGATATATATTTCTTTGAAGTGGCAAATGAAAATGCCAAACTATATTTCAGACAATTCTCAAAAGAGGCTGAAATACTGGAGCCAAAAAGCTTGAGAGAAGAAATAAAAAATGAATATTTGGAAGTTTTAGAATTATACAAATAA